The proteins below come from a single Afipia felis ATCC 53690 genomic window:
- a CDS encoding CaiB/BaiF CoA transferase family protein, which translates to MSNDTGHTSSSYAGAKPKAANTAGARPLPLAGVRVLDVSQVMAGPYSCMLLGDIGADVIKIEPPVTGDQTRGAMGFKMKGPDSMGFLNMNRNKRSVAVNLKSEAGREVFYKLVESADILVENYRPGVMRKLKCDYETLSKINPRLVYASISGFGQTGPWAERPGFDLMAQAMSGVMSVTGHPGGPPVKAGVPVADIGCALFATYGVLAAYIGAKNTGVGQYIDASLFEAALAFSVWDISEYWGRGTQPIPLGTANRMSAPYQAMKSKDGHFVMGATNQKLWTQLCEVLDRKELLEDPRFRTNPDRLANREELVEELEKTFVTRTSDEWVTNLLAVGIPAGTMYTYPEAFESEHGRHRHMRMEIDHPNEGKVSNIGFAVKLSGTPQQVRLHPPLLGEHTASVLSEIGLDADAVEKFTARGAFAL; encoded by the coding sequence ATGAGTAACGATACAGGCCATACCTCTTCCTCGTATGCCGGTGCGAAGCCGAAGGCTGCAAATACTGCGGGAGCCCGTCCGCTTCCTCTCGCCGGCGTGCGTGTGCTCGATGTGAGCCAGGTCATGGCTGGCCCTTACAGTTGCATGCTGCTCGGCGACATCGGTGCGGACGTGATCAAGATCGAGCCGCCGGTCACGGGTGACCAGACTCGTGGCGCCATGGGATTCAAGATGAAGGGGCCCGACAGCATGGGCTTCCTCAACATGAACAGGAACAAGCGTTCAGTCGCCGTCAACCTCAAGAGCGAGGCAGGCCGCGAGGTCTTCTACAAGTTGGTAGAAAGCGCCGACATCCTCGTCGAGAACTATCGGCCCGGCGTGATGAGGAAGCTGAAGTGCGATTATGAGACGCTGAGCAAAATCAATCCGCGCCTTGTCTATGCTTCGATCTCTGGCTTCGGCCAGACCGGCCCTTGGGCTGAACGACCCGGCTTCGACCTGATGGCACAAGCCATGTCTGGCGTCATGAGCGTCACCGGCCACCCCGGCGGCCCGCCGGTGAAGGCCGGCGTCCCGGTAGCGGATATCGGATGCGCCCTCTTCGCCACCTACGGCGTGCTCGCTGCCTATATCGGCGCCAAGAACACAGGCGTGGGACAGTACATCGACGCATCCTTGTTCGAGGCGGCGCTCGCCTTCTCTGTCTGGGACATATCCGAATACTGGGGCCGCGGTACGCAGCCGATCCCGCTCGGCACCGCCAATCGGATGAGCGCGCCCTATCAGGCCATGAAGTCGAAGGACGGTCACTTCGTCATGGGGGCAACCAACCAGAAGCTATGGACGCAGCTCTGCGAAGTGCTCGACCGCAAGGAGCTGCTTGAAGATCCGCGTTTCCGGACCAATCCGGATCGTCTTGCCAACCGGGAAGAGTTGGTCGAGGAATTGGAGAAAACCTTTGTAACGCGTACGTCGGATGAGTGGGTCACAAACCTGCTTGCCGTCGGGATTCCCGCCGGCACCATGTACACCTATCCCGAAGCCTTCGAGAGCGAACATGGACGCCATCGCCATATGCGAATGGAGATCGACCATCCTAACGAGGGCAAGGTGTCCAACATCGGCTTTGCTGTGAAGCTTTCCGGCACGCCGCAACAGGTTCGCCTCCATCCACCGCTCCTTGGAGAGCACACTGCTTCCGTTCTGAGCGAGATCGGCCTCGATGCCGATGCAGTCGAGAAATTCACAGCCCGCGGAGCCTTTGCACTATGA
- a CDS encoding tartrate dehydrogenase, whose amino-acid sequence MKTYNIAAIPGDGIGTEVIAAGVEVLDAIAKWDGKFTFAFDHFDWGGEYYKKHGRMMPENGRELIQNHDAILFGSAGHPEIPDHITLWGLRLAICQPFDQYANVRPTRILPGITSPLRKVTDKELDWVIIRENSEGEYAGVGGRVHQGLPIEAATDVSMFTRAGVERIIRFAFCLAQSRPRKLLTVVTKSNAQRHAMVMWDEIAVQISKEFPDVTWDRMLVDAMTVRMVMQPESLDTIVATNLHADILSDLAAALAGSLGIAPTANLNPERNFPSMFEPIHGSAFDITGKGVANPLGTVWCAVMMLEHLGQISAADALMKAIERVTANPLLHTPDLGGKATTADVTSGIIEAVRGLNS is encoded by the coding sequence ATGAAGACTTACAACATTGCCGCCATCCCCGGTGACGGCATCGGCACCGAAGTCATCGCCGCGGGAGTCGAAGTGCTGGATGCCATTGCCAAGTGGGACGGCAAGTTCACCTTTGCGTTCGACCATTTCGATTGGGGCGGAGAATACTACAAGAAGCATGGCCGCATGATGCCGGAGAATGGCCGGGAGCTTATTCAGAATCACGATGCGATCCTGTTCGGATCGGCCGGTCATCCGGAAATTCCAGATCACATCACCTTATGGGGGCTCCGTCTCGCGATCTGCCAGCCGTTTGACCAATACGCCAATGTCAGACCAACCCGCATTCTGCCGGGCATTACGTCGCCATTACGGAAAGTCACGGACAAAGAACTCGACTGGGTTATTATTCGAGAGAATTCGGAGGGTGAGTACGCCGGCGTCGGCGGTCGGGTCCATCAGGGATTACCGATCGAAGCGGCCACTGACGTTTCAATGTTCACGCGCGCAGGCGTCGAGCGAATCATACGTTTTGCATTTTGTCTCGCGCAGTCACGCCCGCGCAAATTGCTGACGGTCGTGACCAAGTCGAATGCGCAACGTCACGCCATGGTGATGTGGGATGAAATTGCCGTACAAATATCGAAGGAATTTCCCGACGTCACTTGGGACCGTATGCTGGTTGATGCCATGACAGTTCGCATGGTGATGCAACCCGAGTCTCTGGATACGATCGTCGCGACGAATCTTCACGCCGATATTCTGTCCGACCTTGCCGCAGCCCTGGCTGGATCACTTGGCATCGCGCCCACGGCAAATCTCAATCCCGAGCGCAATTTCCCATCAATGTTCGAACCCATTCACGGCTCAGCGTTCGACATCACCGGCAAAGGCGTTGCAAATCCTCTCGGAACTGTTTGGTGCGCCGTGATGATGCTTGAGCATCTCGGACAAATCTCAGCTGCGGACGCTCTCATGAAGGCGATCGAGCGTGTCACTGCCAACCCCCTGCTGCACACCCCTGACCTCGGCGGTAAAGCAACCACGGCAGACGTCACGTCCGGGATCATCGAGGCAGTTCGCGGCCTGAACAGCTAG
- a CDS encoding GntR family transcriptional regulator: MSVQIVQRQSLHESLVAPLREMILQGELRPGEKVPEEQLCERFGVSRTPIREALKVLAAEGVLQILPHRGAIVARITEEQIEELFPIMASLERLAGLLACERISNADVRRVRALHDKMMQHFKSGNESEYLRQNRLIHEAFFEIAGNTMLSALYQQILTRIHVCRFVVRKSPEHWQRAVAEHEQMIELLEARDGAKLAALLEFHIMGTTAGIARESIGKSEHQSEASGMASKRSRKGRERTSA; encoded by the coding sequence ATGTCCGTACAGATCGTCCAGCGCCAATCTCTCCATGAATCCCTCGTGGCACCATTGCGAGAGATGATCCTTCAAGGAGAGTTGCGCCCCGGCGAAAAGGTCCCCGAGGAGCAGCTTTGCGAACGCTTTGGGGTTTCCCGCACGCCCATTCGCGAAGCACTCAAGGTATTGGCTGCCGAGGGCGTGTTGCAGATTCTTCCGCACCGCGGTGCGATCGTTGCACGGATTACCGAGGAGCAAATTGAGGAGCTGTTTCCGATTATGGCGTCCTTGGAGCGCCTGGCGGGGCTCCTCGCATGCGAACGCATTTCCAACGCCGATGTCCGCCGAGTTCGTGCATTGCATGACAAAATGATGCAGCACTTTAAAAGCGGAAACGAGTCGGAGTATCTGCGTCAGAACAGGTTGATCCACGAAGCCTTCTTCGAAATCGCAGGGAACACAATGCTCTCTGCGCTCTATCAGCAAATCCTGACCCGTATCCATGTGTGCCGCTTTGTTGTGCGCAAAAGCCCCGAGCATTGGCAACGCGCCGTGGCCGAACATGAGCAGATGATCGAGCTTCTGGAAGCGCGAGACGGAGCCAAGCTGGCTGCCTTGCTCGAATTTCATATCATGGGCACGACAGCAGGCATCGCTCGGGAATCCATCGGGAAATCGGAGCATCAGTCGGAGGCATCCGGCATGGCGTCCAAGCGTAGTCGCAAAGGACGCGAACGCACATCCGCTTGA
- a CDS encoding GntR family transcriptional regulator, translated as MPLTALILKSRSPASTAPKASLVENAYVALKAAILSNAFPPGYQAAESDVAAQLGMSRTPVHEAAIRLQAEGLVEVQSRKGILVCAISPRDIREIYELTMALEGMAAEVLALQPRSAAKDLVLDRLEAETRSMEAALKKGDLDRWAAADDQFHRTLTGECGNSRLARMASTIRDQTHRTRLLTLRLRPNPLNAAVEHRAIIEAIRIGNALAAAQNAAEHRRRASQIMIPLLEKINSFGPLPADLNSGEGQR; from the coding sequence ATGCCGTTGACTGCCCTGATCTTGAAAAGCCGCTCACCAGCCAGTACGGCGCCCAAAGCATCGTTGGTGGAAAACGCCTATGTGGCGCTTAAAGCAGCGATCTTGAGTAATGCGTTTCCACCGGGCTATCAGGCCGCTGAGAGCGACGTAGCGGCCCAACTCGGAATGAGCCGCACCCCGGTGCATGAAGCCGCAATCCGTTTGCAGGCCGAGGGGCTCGTGGAGGTTCAGTCGCGCAAGGGAATCCTTGTCTGCGCGATATCTCCTCGCGACATTCGGGAAATCTACGAACTGACCATGGCGCTCGAGGGGATGGCGGCTGAAGTTCTTGCGCTGCAACCTCGTTCCGCCGCGAAAGATCTGGTGCTGGATCGGCTAGAGGCAGAAACGCGGTCCATGGAAGCGGCGCTCAAGAAGGGGGACCTCGACCGGTGGGCCGCTGCGGACGATCAATTCCATAGAACTCTGACAGGAGAGTGTGGCAATAGCCGCCTGGCGCGAATGGCGAGCACCATTCGGGACCAAACCCATCGGACAAGACTGCTCACTTTGCGGCTCAGGCCGAACCCATTGAATGCAGCAGTTGAACACCGCGCCATCATTGAAGCGATCCGCATCGGTAATGCACTTGCCGCGGCACAGAACGCTGCCGAACATCGTCGGCGTGCCAGTCAAATCATGATACCGCTGCTCGAAAAGATAAACTCATTCGGGCCATTGCCTGCCGACCTCAATTCAGGCGAGGGCCAGAGATAG
- a CDS encoding SDR family oxidoreductase, giving the protein MYVQDRVALVTGAASGIGEAIANRLAAHGAKVVVVDRDEAAADRAVGKIVEKGGDAIAIVADATNSAEVDQAVAKTVEQFKTLDILVNNVGIVKDNYLTRMPEADWDSVLAVNLKSYFLFSKAAARIMMEQKRGRIVNVSSRAWLGNPGQANYSAAKAGIVGLTRSMAIELGKFDVTSNCVAPGFIDTPLTRGLKPEVWDRMVKAQPIARIGSADEVAYAVHVFAADEAFYMNGQVLYVCGGKSLGSFGSA; this is encoded by the coding sequence ATGTATGTTCAAGATAGGGTTGCTCTCGTCACAGGCGCAGCATCTGGAATCGGCGAGGCGATTGCGAATCGCCTTGCCGCCCACGGCGCGAAGGTTGTCGTCGTCGATCGTGATGAAGCGGCGGCGGATCGTGCCGTCGGCAAAATCGTCGAGAAGGGGGGAGATGCGATCGCGATCGTTGCGGACGCGACGAATTCCGCCGAAGTCGATCAAGCGGTTGCCAAGACCGTCGAGCAGTTCAAGACGCTGGATATTCTGGTCAACAATGTCGGCATTGTTAAAGACAATTATCTGACACGGATGCCGGAAGCCGACTGGGATTCGGTTTTGGCCGTCAATCTGAAATCGTATTTTTTGTTCAGCAAAGCAGCCGCCCGCATTATGATGGAGCAGAAGCGCGGACGGATTGTCAATGTTTCGTCACGTGCGTGGCTCGGAAACCCGGGGCAGGCGAATTATTCCGCCGCGAAGGCGGGAATCGTCGGATTGACGCGATCCATGGCGATCGAGCTTGGGAAATTTGACGTCACATCGAATTGCGTTGCGCCGGGGTTCATCGATACTCCGCTGACGCGCGGTTTGAAGCCAGAGGTCTGGGACCGCATGGTGAAAGCGCAGCCAATCGCCCGTATCGGTTCGGCAGACGAGGTTGCTTATGCCGTTCATGTGTTCGCTGCCGATGAGGCGTTTTATATGAATGGTCAGGTGCTTTATGTGTGCGGCGGAAAATCGCTAGGTTCTTTCGGCAGCGCCTGA
- a CDS encoding ABC transporter substrate-binding protein, which produces MMKFKVLFAGCFFALSLMPAAAETNTIHASKQYGLSYLPLMIMEDQKLVEKHAAALGLKDITVSWVTLGGPNAMNDALLSGGLDFGAGGVPNLVTLWAKTRNSPTAIYGVGALNDMPVDLVSSNPNFKKLSDLSEKDKIAVTSVKISTQALLLQMATAKKFGEANFDKYDSLTVSMPHPEAMTALMSGGIGINAHFSSPPFQYTELADPKIHKVLNNYEILGGPATFNVVWSTSKFRNDNPKAYQAFFEALKESIDIINSDKKKAAETYKRMANTKETVEFLLGILNDPLVTNTIEPHKTLPIAQFLAKVKRIPAAPEKWQDMWFPEIHNLKGS; this is translated from the coding sequence ATGATGAAATTTAAGGTCTTATTTGCAGGCTGCTTCTTCGCGTTATCGCTGATGCCTGCGGCGGCCGAAACCAACACGATTCATGCCTCTAAGCAGTATGGTTTGAGCTATCTGCCGCTAATGATCATGGAAGATCAAAAGCTCGTCGAAAAGCACGCGGCTGCTCTAGGTCTTAAAGACATCACGGTATCATGGGTTACGCTTGGCGGCCCGAACGCCATGAATGACGCGCTTCTGTCCGGCGGACTGGATTTCGGCGCCGGCGGTGTTCCCAACCTCGTGACGCTCTGGGCGAAAACACGCAACTCGCCAACGGCAATTTACGGCGTCGGCGCGCTCAACGACATGCCAGTGGATCTGGTATCCTCGAATCCGAATTTTAAGAAGCTGTCCGATTTGTCCGAGAAGGATAAGATCGCTGTCACGTCGGTGAAAATATCGACGCAGGCGCTGCTGTTGCAGATGGCAACCGCCAAGAAGTTCGGCGAGGCAAACTTTGACAAATACGACTCGCTGACCGTGTCAATGCCGCATCCTGAGGCGATGACGGCGCTCATGTCCGGCGGCATCGGCATTAATGCACACTTCTCGTCTCCGCCATTTCAATACACAGAACTTGCCGATCCCAAAATTCACAAGGTTCTGAACAATTATGAGATTTTGGGCGGCCCCGCGACGTTTAACGTCGTGTGGAGTACCAGCAAATTCAGGAACGACAATCCGAAAGCGTATCAAGCCTTTTTCGAAGCCTTGAAAGAGTCGATCGACATCATCAACAGCGACAAGAAGAAAGCCGCTGAAACATACAAGCGAATGGCCAACACCAAGGAAACGGTCGAATTTCTGCTGGGTATTTTGAATGACCCGCTGGTGACGAATACAATCGAGCCGCACAAGACTCTGCCGATCGCGCAATTCCTCGCCAAAGTGAAACGCATCCCTGCCGCGCCAGAAAAATGGCAGGATATGTGGTTTCCCGAAATTCATAACCTGAAAGGCAGCTGA
- a CDS encoding enoyl-CoA hydratase/isomerase family protein: protein MNESIKPATAIDEGTVRFEIDGAIARLTFDRPAARNAMTWRMYEELAAACEAITANPEVRVAVLRGAGGKAFVAGTDIEQFRAFSSGDDGVAYEEKVERYVGLLETLPVPTIAVVEGWAVGGGMALSNACDFRLATPGSRFGVPIARTLGNCLSASNVRRLVDTLGVSLVKRMLLLAEMPTAEELPTGYLTVVAPEALDAHLADLTSRLAACAPITLQVTKEIMRRLAVNPKPADADLIRRTYGSADFHEGVDAFVSKRAPQWQGK, encoded by the coding sequence ATGAATGAGAGCATTAAGCCCGCCACCGCAATCGACGAAGGCACGGTGCGTTTCGAGATCGATGGTGCCATCGCGCGCCTGACATTCGACCGCCCGGCTGCCCGCAACGCCATGACTTGGCGGATGTATGAGGAACTTGCTGCAGCCTGTGAGGCAATCACCGCCAATCCCGAAGTCCGCGTGGCCGTTCTGCGCGGCGCCGGTGGCAAAGCCTTCGTCGCAGGCACGGACATCGAGCAATTCCGAGCCTTCTCCTCTGGTGACGATGGGGTCGCCTACGAGGAAAAAGTCGAGCGTTATGTCGGGCTTCTGGAGACCCTTCCGGTGCCGACCATCGCTGTGGTAGAGGGCTGGGCCGTCGGCGGCGGCATGGCGCTTTCCAATGCGTGCGACTTCCGTCTGGCTACGCCCGGTTCGCGTTTTGGTGTGCCGATTGCCCGCACGCTCGGCAATTGCCTGTCCGCCTCAAATGTTCGACGGCTTGTCGACACGCTCGGCGTCAGCCTCGTAAAGCGCATGTTGTTGCTTGCGGAGATGCCCACCGCCGAGGAGCTGCCGACGGGTTACCTGACCGTTGTGGCACCCGAGGCGCTTGATGCGCACCTCGCCGATCTCACCTCCCGTCTGGCGGCCTGCGCTCCCATTACCCTGCAGGTCACCAAGGAGATCATGCGCCGGCTCGCAGTCAACCCAAAGCCGGCCGATGCCGACTTGATCCGGCGGACCTACGGCAGCGCCGATTTTCATGAAGGCGTTGATGCGTTCGTCTCGAAGCGCGCCCCGCAGTGGCAGGGCAAATAG
- the putA gene encoding trifunctional transcriptional regulator/proline dehydrogenase/L-glutamate gamma-semialdehyde dehydrogenase — protein MAAIFNGLHHHIGRGAEFYGRFGNASLLLLSMSSTAHDRASQRATTRPFAEFAPPIRSQSALREAVTAAYRRPEPECLPPLVAAATLPQDTKQDIARTARRLVETLRAKDKGTGVEALVQEYSLSSQEGVALMCLAEALLRIPDAATRDALIRDKIAEGDWASHLDGGRSLFVNAATWGLVVTGRLTSTANGHSLAAALTRLIARCGEPVIRHGVDMAMRMMGEQFVMGETIDEALERARPLEARGFRYSYDMLGEAAMTAADADLYYREYETAIHAIGRVSNGRGVYGGPGISIKLSALHPRYTRAQGARVMDELLPRVRGLARLARSCDIGLNIDAEEADRLELSLDLLEEISFDESLNGWNGLGFAVQAYGKRCPFVLDYIIDLARRSHRRMMVRLVKGAYWDAEIKRAQVDGLEDFPVYTRKIHTDVAYVACSRKLLGAPDAIFPQFATHNAQSLATIYHLAGPDFAVGRYELQCLHGMGEPLYEEVVGKGKLDRPCRIYAPVGTHETLLAYLVRRLLENGANSSFVHRISDPTVTVESLVTDPVDIVAAMPVVGAPHEQIALPSALYGRARRNSQGLDLSNEATLAHLSNALAATVEVPWHARPLVADGRISGATRDVLNPADHRDVVGRVTEVGAEDAERIVALAAEHAESWAAISPIERAACLDKAADIMQARIETLMGVIMREAGKSAANAISEVREAVDFLRYYAGQARRMLGPSHLPLGPVVCISPWNFPLAIFTGQVAAALVTGNAVLAKPAEETPLIAYESVKILHEAGVPRGALQFVPGDGGLGAALVGAPQIAGVMFTGSTEVARLIQAQLAERLSDSGKPIPLIAETGGQNAMIVDSSALAEQVVGDVIASAFDSAGQRCSALRVLCLQQDIADRTLTMLKGALQELTLGKTDRLKVDVGPVITTEARDGINRHIERMRGLGCKTEQLPLPADAENGTFVPPTIIEINALSDLKREVFGPVLHIIRFPRADLDRLIDEINGTGYGLTFGLHTRLDETITHVTSRIEAGNVYVNRNIIGAVVGVQPFGGHGLSGTGPKAGGPLYLGRLVRKAPTLPQHGSTHTDPALREYAAWLSGKGLSAEAEVALNITRHAGLGLQMELPGPVGERNLYALHPRGRILLVPATEAGLRSQMAAALATGNQLVIDAASGFQDRLRGLPASVAARVSWTSDWQADGPFAGALIEADAARVRIINRRIAALPGPLMLVQSASTDEIASDPNAYCLNWLLREVSVSINTAAAGGNASLMTIG, from the coding sequence GTGGCCGCCATCTTTAACGGACTGCATCACCACATTGGCCGAGGTGCTGAGTTCTATGGACGGTTCGGCAACGCCTCCTTACTTCTTCTGAGTATGTCCAGCACAGCGCACGACAGGGCCTCACAAAGGGCGACCACTCGGCCTTTCGCGGAATTCGCGCCGCCGATCCGGTCGCAGAGCGCACTGCGTGAGGCCGTCACCGCGGCCTATCGCCGTCCAGAGCCGGAATGCCTGCCGCCGCTGGTTGCTGCGGCGACGCTTCCGCAGGACACGAAGCAGGACATCGCGCGCACGGCACGCAGGCTGGTCGAGACGCTGCGCGCCAAGGACAAAGGTACGGGCGTCGAAGCGTTGGTTCAGGAGTATTCGCTCTCCAGTCAGGAGGGCGTTGCGCTGATGTGCCTTGCCGAGGCGCTGCTGCGTATTCCCGATGCGGCGACGCGCGACGCGCTGATCCGCGACAAGATCGCGGAAGGCGACTGGGCATCTCATCTCGATGGCGGACGCTCGCTGTTCGTCAATGCCGCGACCTGGGGGCTCGTCGTCACCGGCAGGCTGACCTCGACGGCGAATGGCCACAGCCTCGCCGCGGCGCTGACGCGGCTGATCGCGCGTTGCGGCGAGCCGGTGATCCGGCACGGCGTCGATATGGCGATGCGCATGATGGGCGAGCAGTTCGTCATGGGTGAGACGATCGACGAAGCGCTGGAGCGAGCCCGTCCGTTGGAAGCGCGAGGCTTCCGCTATTCCTATGACATGCTGGGCGAAGCGGCCATGACGGCCGCTGACGCCGATCTCTACTATCGCGAGTATGAGACTGCGATCCACGCCATCGGCAGGGTGTCGAACGGGCGCGGCGTCTATGGAGGCCCCGGCATCTCGATCAAGCTCTCGGCGCTGCATCCGCGCTATACGCGCGCGCAGGGCGCTCGTGTGATGGACGAACTGCTGCCACGCGTGCGCGGACTGGCGCGGCTTGCCAGGTCCTGTGACATCGGTCTCAACATCGATGCTGAAGAAGCGGATCGGTTGGAGTTGTCGCTCGACCTTCTCGAAGAGATCAGCTTCGACGAAAGCCTGAACGGCTGGAACGGTCTCGGCTTCGCGGTGCAGGCTTATGGCAAGCGGTGCCCCTTCGTACTCGATTACATTATCGATCTCGCACGCCGCTCCCACCGACGGATGATGGTGCGTCTCGTCAAGGGCGCTTATTGGGATGCCGAAATCAAGCGTGCGCAGGTCGACGGGCTGGAGGACTTCCCGGTCTATACGCGCAAGATCCACACCGACGTCGCTTACGTCGCCTGTTCACGCAAGCTGTTGGGCGCGCCGGATGCGATCTTCCCGCAATTCGCGACGCATAACGCGCAGAGCCTCGCGACGATCTATCATCTCGCCGGCCCTGACTTCGCGGTCGGCCGCTATGAACTCCAGTGTCTGCACGGCATGGGCGAGCCGCTTTATGAAGAAGTCGTCGGAAAAGGTAAGCTCGACCGGCCCTGTCGCATCTATGCGCCGGTCGGCACGCACGAGACACTATTGGCGTATCTCGTCCGCCGCCTGCTGGAGAACGGTGCCAATTCGTCTTTCGTGCACCGTATCTCCGATCCCACCGTCACAGTTGAATCGCTGGTCACAGATCCGGTCGATATCGTTGCCGCGATGCCAGTGGTCGGCGCGCCGCATGAGCAGATTGCACTGCCATCCGCGTTGTACGGACGCGCGCGCAGGAATTCGCAAGGCCTTGATCTGTCGAACGAGGCCACGCTCGCGCACCTGTCGAACGCACTTGCAGCCACCGTTGAAGTGCCATGGCATGCGCGGCCGCTTGTCGCCGACGGCAGGATCAGCGGCGCGACGCGCGACGTGCTGAACCCTGCTGATCATCGTGACGTTGTTGGTCGCGTCACCGAGGTAGGAGCGGAGGACGCCGAACGCATCGTCGCTTTGGCGGCGGAGCATGCTGAATCATGGGCGGCGATCTCGCCCATTGAACGCGCGGCCTGCCTCGATAAGGCAGCGGACATCATGCAAGCGCGTATTGAAACGCTGATGGGCGTCATCATGCGCGAAGCCGGCAAGTCGGCGGCTAACGCGATCAGCGAGGTGCGCGAGGCGGTCGATTTCTTGCGCTACTATGCGGGCCAGGCACGCCGCATGCTAGGTCCGTCGCATTTGCCGCTCGGCCCCGTCGTCTGCATAAGTCCGTGGAATTTTCCGCTCGCGATCTTCACCGGGCAGGTCGCAGCCGCCCTCGTCACCGGCAATGCGGTGCTTGCCAAGCCCGCCGAGGAGACTCCGCTCATCGCGTATGAGAGTGTGAAGATTCTGCACGAGGCCGGCGTGCCGCGCGGCGCGCTGCAGTTCGTGCCGGGCGATGGAGGCCTTGGTGCAGCGCTTGTCGGCGCGCCCCAGATCGCCGGCGTCATGTTCACCGGCTCGACAGAAGTCGCGCGTCTCATTCAGGCGCAGTTGGCGGAACGTTTGTCTGACTCCGGCAAGCCGATTCCGCTGATTGCGGAGACCGGCGGGCAGAATGCGATGATCGTGGATTCCTCCGCGCTCGCCGAGCAGGTCGTCGGCGACGTCATCGCTTCGGCCTTCGACAGTGCCGGTCAGCGCTGTTCGGCGCTGCGCGTACTTTGCCTGCAGCAGGATATCGCTGATCGCACCTTGACGATGTTGAAAGGCGCTTTGCAGGAGCTGACACTTGGCAAGACGGATCGGCTCAAGGTCGATGTTGGCCCGGTTATCACGACCGAGGCGAGAGACGGAATCAACCGGCATATCGAGCGGATGCGCGGCCTCGGTTGCAAGACTGAGCAACTGCCGCTGCCTGCGGATGCGGAAAATGGAACTTTCGTTCCGCCGACCATCATCGAGATCAATGCACTCTCCGATCTCAAGCGCGAGGTCTTCGGCCCGGTATTGCATATCATCCGCTTTCCCCGCGCCGATCTTGATCGCCTGATCGATGAGATCAACGGCACCGGCTACGGGCTGACCTTTGGCCTGCATACACGTCTCGATGAAACGATCACACATGTCACGAGTCGTATCGAAGCCGGTAACGTCTACGTCAATCGCAACATCATCGGCGCGGTGGTTGGCGTGCAGCCGTTCGGCGGTCACGGGCTGTCCGGCACCGGGCCCAAAGCGGGCGGGCCACTTTATCTCGGACGTCTCGTTCGCAAGGCGCCGACCCTTCCGCAGCATGGTTCGACGCATACCGATCCGGCACTGCGCGAATACGCGGCCTGGCTGTCCGGCAAGGGATTGAGCGCGGAGGCGGAAGTAGCGCTTAATATCACCAGGCACGCGGGACTTGGCCTTCAGATGGAATTGCCCGGGCCAGTCGGCGAACGTAATCTCTATGCGCTGCATCCGCGCGGCCGGATTCTGCTTGTCCCTGCGACGGAGGCCGGTCTTCGCAGTCAGATGGCGGCGGCGCTGGCGACGGGAAATCAACTCGTGATCGATGCCGCGAGCGGTTTTCAGGATAGGCTTCGAGGCTTGCCGGCCAGCGTTGCGGCGCGTGTGAGCT